A stretch of Paracoccus sp. MA DNA encodes these proteins:
- the pip gene encoding prolyl aminopeptidase: MDRLAGQIGGTPSHGRLHPMVEPFDRRMIVVGDGHMLHVEQSGNPDGVPVIVLHGGPGGGCSPFMRRFFDPAHYRAVLFDQRGCGRSLPHAAVAANTTQHLIADIEVIRRELGIERAILFGGSWGATLALAYAQAHPDPVVALVLRGVFLGRRAELDWFYGGGVARFFPDRWAEFQAPIPEAERDDMIAAYHRRLFSGDRGREIRYALPWLVWENALAGLEINGPGHAPPDYARTFARLENHYFAHDCFLAEGQLLRDRHRIEHIPAVIVQGRYDMVCPPRTAWELAEGWAKADLRLVPASGHALSEPRIAAELVRVMDCFRDAAR, translated from the coding sequence CGCATGGCAGGCTGCATCCGATGGTCGAGCCCTTCGACCGCCGGATGATCGTGGTCGGCGACGGCCACATGCTGCATGTCGAGCAGAGCGGCAATCCCGACGGCGTGCCGGTGATCGTCCTGCATGGCGGACCCGGAGGGGGGTGCAGCCCCTTCATGCGGCGCTTCTTCGACCCGGCGCATTACCGCGCGGTGCTGTTCGACCAGCGCGGCTGCGGCCGCTCGCTGCCGCATGCCGCGGTGGCGGCGAACACCACCCAGCACCTGATCGCCGATATCGAGGTGATCCGCCGCGAGCTGGGGATCGAGCGCGCCATCCTGTTCGGCGGCAGCTGGGGCGCCACCCTGGCGCTGGCCTATGCCCAGGCGCATCCCGACCCGGTGGTGGCGCTGGTGCTGCGCGGGGTGTTCCTGGGCCGGCGGGCCGAGCTGGACTGGTTCTATGGCGGCGGCGTCGCGCGCTTCTTTCCCGACCGCTGGGCCGAATTCCAGGCGCCGATCCCCGAGGCCGAACGCGACGACATGATCGCCGCCTATCACCGGCGGCTGTTCAGCGGCGACCGCGGACGGGAGATCCGCTATGCCCTGCCCTGGCTGGTCTGGGAAAACGCCCTGGCGGGGCTGGAGATCAACGGGCCGGGCCATGCGCCGCCCGACTATGCCCGCACCTTCGCCCGTCTGGAGAATCACTATTTCGCCCATGACTGCTTCCTGGCCGAGGGCCAGCTTCTGCGCGACCGCCACCGCATCGAGCACATCCCGGCCGTGATCGTGCAGGGCCGCTACGACATGGTCTGCCCGCCCCGCACCGCCTGGGAGCTGGCCGAGGGCTGGGCCAAGGCCGACCTGCGGCTGGTCCCCGCCTCGGGCCATGCGCTGAGCGAACCGCGAATCGCTGCGGAACTGGTGCGGGTGATGGATTGTTTCCGGGATGCGGCGCGATAG
- a CDS encoding TspO/MBR family protein encodes MTFLFFLIACGAAAATGLIFPPGGWYDGLRKPDFTPPRWAFPVAWTTLYLLLAWVGARLAGLPGAGPALALWAAQIALNTLWTPVFFGARRPGAAMAVLAILWLVVAALLVAAFRLDLLAGVLLLPYLAWLTLAGALNFRIWRDNPAPR; translated from the coding sequence GTGACGTTCCTGTTCTTCCTGATCGCTTGCGGCGCGGCGGCCGCGACCGGCCTGATCTTCCCGCCCGGCGGCTGGTATGACGGGCTGCGCAAGCCGGATTTCACTCCGCCCCGCTGGGCGTTTCCGGTGGCCTGGACCACGCTTTACCTGCTGCTGGCCTGGGTGGGCGCGCGACTGGCCGGCCTGCCCGGCGCCGGGCCCGCTCTGGCGCTGTGGGCGGCACAGATCGCGCTGAATACCCTGTGGACGCCGGTGTTCTTCGGCGCGCGCCGGCCGGGCGCGGCCATGGCGGTGCTGGCGATCCTGTGGCTGGTGGTCGCGGCGCTGCTGGTCGCGGCCTTCCGGCTGGACCTGCTGGCCGGCGTGCTTCTGCTGCCCTATCTGGCCTGGCTGACCCTGGCCGGGGCGCTGAATTTCCGCATCTGGCGGGACAATCCGGCGCCGCGATGA